The stretch of DNA tgtatgtgtgtatatatgtatatatgtatatatgtatgtatgtatatatatatatatatatatatatatattatttacaatTTATATCCATTTACTAATCATTATTTATTGATTTCATTGTATTTATGTACTCTTTTATTCATTCAGATCTACATCAATATCTAAGTCTGAATGACCCTCCTCGTGACGGtcatattattactattattattattatccctTTTATCATACATTTTTGTAACCTGACGCCCATCAGTGTGTTCTTAATTTGTGTGATTGTGTGTATGTTTttaagacttgaaaaaggggtctgcagaaccccgaaacgcgttgtcacgataACAATAAAAAAACCTATTGGTTTGTAAAAACTCTGGTTGCGTTTTTGCGCCTATGGTCCCCCCCTCCACTCGACCTCCGCGTCCAGTGGAAATATACCTCATTCtttgacaagaatagtcattgatGGGACCAAGAAAAATGCAGAGACACATTTCCCACAGCGACCACAGCTCGCATGAGCAAAATTCACTGTATCATAGTGATCTAGGTCAGTACGGGAAATGTGTCCATCACACGGCCATGTGAAAACAGCCTAAGAGAGGAATTGCTCGCTAACCGCTTGCCCCTGCAAAaacaagtaaaatatatttgactCTATAGTTATGTTttgctttttgtttttgttttttctaggaATGAAGCTTGGAGATACATGGGAGACTTTTCTAAACCAGTTACCATAAGCCAGGTTGTCTTCAAAGGATTCAAATGGGGCTTTGCTGCGTTTGTTGTTGCACTTGGCGTAGAATATGCTTTCTTTCCTCCCAAGAAAAATGGTGGCCACCATTGAACGAGGGATCACACACTGACTGTTGATAAATCTGTAATTTACAAATAAAATTTATGAAACTTCTGTTATTCTAAATG from Bufo bufo chromosome 7, aBufBuf1.1, whole genome shotgun sequence encodes:
- the NDUFB3 gene encoding NADH dehydrogenase [ubiquinone] 1 beta subcomplex subunit 3: MGHGHEHHGHGKMHIPDYKLWKIEGTPLEDVQKRLAKKGLRDPWLRNEAWRYMGDFSKPVTISQVVFKGFKWGFAAFVVALGVEYAFFPPKKNGGHH